In one window of Tistrella mobilis DNA:
- a CDS encoding aldehyde dehydrogenase yields MPFDLKTAGYWTALAGRLKPDTGLFIDGDFVEARGGGRFATINPATDAVLAEVARGGAADIDRAVASARRAFRTAPWARIPPRARMEVLYRFADLIEAHAEAFAVLDAQDMGKPIAEMLTIDVPGSLACFRFMAEAADKITGSTTATGEQALHYILRQPLGVVGCIVPWNYPLMMAAWKIAPALAAGNAVVLKPAEQSPLSALLLGRLFVEAGGPPGILNVVPGFGEEAGQALARHMDVDKIAFTGSGEVGGLMMEYAGQSNLKHVSTECGGKSPHVIMADAPDLEAAVNTAVAGIYGNQGEVCSAGSRILVERAILPDVLDAFAARTRETVRVGDPLDPATTLGPLVTRSHQRRVLDYIDTGRAEGARLAFGGVVPPGCEGGAYVAPTLFADVDNGMRIASEEIFGPVGAVIPFDGLDEALRIANDTVYGLAAGLWTRDLTKAHRFAAGVECGMVWINGYMNGDMTQPWGGWKQTGNGRDKCFEAVVAHTQTKSVWVTLG; encoded by the coding sequence ATGCCCTTTGATCTGAAGACCGCCGGATACTGGACGGCGCTCGCCGGCCGGCTCAAACCCGATACCGGCCTGTTCATCGATGGCGATTTCGTCGAGGCCCGGGGCGGCGGCCGCTTCGCCACCATCAACCCGGCGACCGACGCGGTTCTGGCCGAGGTCGCCCGCGGCGGTGCCGCCGATATCGACCGGGCGGTCGCCTCGGCCCGGCGGGCCTTCCGCACGGCGCCCTGGGCGCGCATCCCGCCCCGTGCCCGCATGGAGGTGCTCTACCGCTTCGCCGATCTGATCGAGGCACATGCCGAGGCATTTGCGGTGCTGGATGCCCAGGATATGGGCAAACCGATTGCCGAGATGCTGACCATCGATGTCCCGGGCAGCCTCGCCTGCTTCCGCTTCATGGCCGAAGCCGCGGACAAGATCACCGGGTCTACCACCGCAACGGGAGAACAGGCTCTCCACTACATCCTCAGGCAGCCGCTTGGGGTGGTGGGCTGCATCGTGCCCTGGAATTATCCGCTGATGATGGCGGCATGGAAGATCGCGCCTGCCCTCGCCGCAGGCAATGCGGTGGTGCTGAAGCCTGCGGAACAGTCACCGCTGAGCGCCCTGCTGCTCGGCCGGCTGTTCGTCGAGGCCGGCGGCCCGCCTGGTATCCTGAACGTGGTGCCGGGCTTCGGCGAAGAGGCCGGTCAGGCGCTGGCCCGCCATATGGATGTCGACAAGATCGCCTTCACCGGCTCGGGCGAGGTCGGCGGGCTGATGATGGAATATGCCGGCCAGTCGAACCTGAAACATGTCTCCACCGAATGCGGCGGCAAGTCGCCCCATGTGATCATGGCCGATGCGCCCGATCTCGAGGCGGCGGTGAACACGGCCGTGGCGGGCATCTACGGCAATCAGGGCGAGGTGTGCAGCGCCGGCTCGCGGATTCTGGTCGAACGGGCGATCCTGCCCGACGTCCTCGACGCCTTCGCCGCCCGCACCCGCGAGACCGTCCGGGTCGGTGATCCGCTCGACCCCGCAACCACGCTGGGGCCGCTGGTCACCCGCAGCCATCAGCGCCGGGTGCTGGACTATATCGACACCGGCCGGGCGGAAGGCGCGCGCCTGGCCTTCGGCGGCGTGGTGCCGCCGGGATGCGAGGGCGGCGCCTATGTCGCCCCCACCCTGTTCGCTGATGTAGACAATGGCATGCGGATTGCATCGGAAGAGATCTTCGGTCCGGTGGGCGCGGTGATCCCGTTCGACGGGCTGGACGAAGCGTTGCGCATCGCCAACGACACGGTCTATGGCCTCGCGGCGGGGCTGTGGACCCGGGATCTCACCAAGGCCCACCGGTTCGCGGCGGGGGTGGAGTGCGGCATGGTCTGGATCAACGGCTATATGAACGGCGACATGACCCAGCCCTGGGGCGGGTGGAAACAGACCGGCAATGGTCGCGACAAATGTTTCGAGGCCGTTGTCGCCCATACCCAGACCAAGAGCGTCTGGGTGACGCTCGGCTGA
- a CDS encoding ArsR/SmtB family transcription factor translates to MTETDVFKALADPTRRAIFEKLAAGRMNASALRDGMAISQPAISQHLAVLRAAGLVREERQGRFVDYEVDPDGLAVVADWLAKYRAYWPARIDALKALLKEMDQ, encoded by the coding sequence ATGACCGAGACCGATGTGTTCAAAGCCCTCGCCGATCCTACCCGCCGCGCCATCTTCGAGAAGTTGGCCGCGGGGCGGATGAATGCCAGCGCGCTCAGGGACGGCATGGCGATCAGCCAGCCGGCGATATCGCAGCATCTGGCCGTGCTGCGTGCCGCCGGGCTGGTGCGGGAAGAACGCCAGGGCCGGTTCGTCGATTACGAGGTCGATCCCGACGGTCTGGCCGTGGTGGCGGACTGGCTGGCGAAGTATCGCGCATACTGGCCGGCGCGGATCGATGCCCTGAAGGCGCTGCTGAAGGAGATGGACCAATGA
- a CDS encoding ATP-dependent Clp protease proteolytic subunit produces the protein MRGTMQLVPMVVEQSTRGERAFDIYSRLLKERIIFLNGQVDDDVAAVVCAQLLFLEAEDPGRPINLYINSPGGVVTSGFAMYDTMRYIRSPVHTLCMGTARSMGSFLLMAGTAGERAALPNASILVHQPSGGFQGQASDILIHAEETLRVKQRMIRLYAEHCRRTPEEVERTLDRDRFMTAEEALDWGLIDRILDRRP, from the coding sequence ATGCGCGGCACGATGCAGCTCGTCCCCATGGTCGTGGAACAGTCGACCAGGGGCGAACGGGCCTTCGACATCTATTCCCGGCTGTTGAAGGAACGGATCATCTTCCTGAACGGCCAGGTCGACGACGATGTCGCGGCCGTTGTCTGCGCCCAGCTGCTGTTCCTGGAGGCGGAAGACCCCGGCCGGCCGATCAATCTTTACATTAACTCGCCCGGCGGCGTGGTCACCAGCGGCTTCGCGATGTACGACACCATGCGCTATATCCGCTCGCCGGTGCACACGCTGTGCATGGGCACCGCCCGCTCCATGGGCTCGTTCCTGCTGATGGCCGGCACTGCCGGAGAGCGGGCGGCCCTGCCCAATGCCAGCATTCTGGTCCACCAGCCCTCAGGCGGGTTCCAGGGCCAGGCCTCGGACATCCTGATCCATGCCGAGGAAACGCTGCGGGTGAAGCAGCGCATGATCCGGCTCTATGCCGAACACTGCCGTCGCACCCCTGAAGAGGTTGAACGCACGCTCGACCGCGACCGGTTCATGACCGCGGAAGAGGCGCTGGACTGGGGGCTGATCGACCGGATCCTCGACCGCCGCCCTTGA
- a CDS encoding TRAP transporter large permease has protein sequence MIAGVSFLAMLAVGMPIAFALAALGLIYIFATGNLILLQSYGQQMFGGLENYGLLALPLFILLGEFMNAGGIGRRLMALALAMLGSIRGGLAYVNLVANMMMAAILGSTVAQITIMSRLAVPEMEKAGYPRDVSVAITAAGGLLAPIIPPSMLFIIFGVIAQIPIGDLFISGIVPGLLIFLAFIGVIMWLGRRHGFPKTEAMPIRARFRAVLDALPAAAIPVIIVGSILGGLATPTESAAIASLAAVLIGLFVYREMTLADILPAFLNAARGSATVLFLIAAAQVFSWVITFENLPALVAETMQAMTASPIVFLLMLNVLLLVLGMISDPIPAIILIVPVFLPVATGVYGIDPFHFGVVLCLNLTLGLLTPPVGTGLFVASLMGKVKAERLAVLLMPFFFAVLSVLLLLVVFPVLSTGLKDLL, from the coding sequence ATGATCGCGGGCGTCTCATTCCTCGCCATGCTGGCGGTCGGCATGCCGATCGCCTTCGCGCTCGCCGCCCTCGGCCTGATCTACATCTTCGCCACCGGCAACCTGATCCTGCTCCAGTCCTATGGCCAGCAGATGTTCGGGGGGCTGGAGAATTACGGCCTGCTCGCCCTGCCGCTGTTCATCCTGCTGGGTGAGTTCATGAATGCCGGCGGCATCGGCCGACGGCTGATGGCGCTGGCGCTGGCCATGCTGGGCTCGATCCGCGGCGGGCTCGCCTATGTCAACCTGGTCGCCAATATGATGATGGCGGCGATCCTGGGCTCGACGGTGGCGCAGATCACCATCATGTCGCGGCTGGCGGTGCCCGAGATGGAAAAGGCCGGCTATCCGCGCGACGTGTCGGTGGCGATCACCGCCGCCGGCGGCCTGCTGGCGCCGATCATCCCGCCCTCGATGCTGTTCATCATCTTCGGCGTGATCGCACAGATCCCGATCGGCGACCTGTTCATCTCGGGCATCGTGCCGGGCCTGCTGATCTTCCTCGCCTTCATCGGCGTGATCATGTGGCTGGGCCGCCGCCACGGCTTTCCCAAGACCGAGGCGATGCCGATCCGCGCCCGCTTCCGCGCCGTGCTCGATGCCCTGCCGGCGGCCGCCATTCCGGTGATCATCGTCGGCTCGATCCTGGGCGGCCTTGCCACCCCCACCGAATCGGCCGCGATCGCCAGCCTCGCCGCGGTGCTGATCGGCCTGTTCGTCTATCGCGAGATGACGCTGGCCGACATCCTCCCCGCCTTCCTGAATGCCGCGCGCGGCTCGGCGACCGTGCTGTTCCTGATCGCCGCCGCCCAGGTGTTCAGCTGGGTCATCACCTTCGAAAACCTGCCGGCCCTGGTGGCGGAGACCATGCAGGCGATGACCGCTTCGCCGATCGTCTTCCTGCTGATGCTGAACGTGCTGCTGCTGGTGCTGGGCATGATCAGCGACCCGATCCCCGCCATCATCCTGATCGTGCCGGTCTTCCTGCCGGTCGCCACAGGCGTCTACGGCATCGATCCCTTCCATTTCGGCGTCGTGCTCTGCCTGAACCTGACACTGGGTCTGCTGACACCACCGGTCGGCACAGGGCTGTTCGTCGCCTCGCTGATGGGCAAGGTGAAGGCCGAACGTCTGGCGGTGCTGCTGATGCCGTTCTTCTTCGCGGTGCTGTCGGTCCTGTTGCTGCTGGTCGTCTTCCCCGTTCTCTCCACCGGCCTTAAGGATCTGCTCTGA
- a CDS encoding GntR family transcriptional regulator, whose amino-acid sequence MDKRSPVRPDSPARPDIEDKTQAERAYRLMREDIVTGALPPDLKLKIEMLRDRYQIGAGPLREALARLSGEYLVQMQGQRGFVVAPMSATDAREIGHLRKIFEADALAQSIPAGDVAWEERVITTYHRLERLELADRQGVEQMSEWERLNHDFHEALVSACASTWLLRMRAMMFRHHERYRRLSRAKTVMTRDIHLEHRALLDAALDRNVDRAAEVIRRHIEHTTGAVVAALARDPAVDAPAQATGTD is encoded by the coding sequence ATGGACAAGCGATCGCCCGTCCGCCCGGATAGCCCCGCCCGACCGGATATTGAAGACAAGACCCAGGCCGAACGCGCCTACCGCCTGATGCGCGAGGACATCGTCACCGGGGCGCTGCCGCCCGATCTGAAGCTCAAGATCGAGATGCTGCGCGACCGCTATCAGATCGGGGCGGGGCCGCTGCGCGAGGCGCTGGCCCGGCTGTCGGGGGAATATCTGGTGCAGATGCAGGGCCAGCGCGGCTTCGTGGTGGCGCCGATGTCGGCGACCGATGCCCGCGAGATCGGCCATCTGCGCAAGATCTTCGAAGCCGATGCCCTGGCCCAGTCCATCCCGGCCGGCGATGTCGCCTGGGAAGAGCGGGTCATCACCACCTATCACCGCCTGGAGCGGCTGGAACTGGCCGACCGCCAGGGCGTCGAGCAGATGTCGGAATGGGAACGGCTGAACCACGATTTCCACGAGGCGCTGGTCTCGGCCTGCGCCTCGACCTGGCTTCTGCGCATGCGGGCGATGATGTTCCGCCATCATGAACGCTATCGCCGCCTGTCGCGCGCCAAGACCGTGATGACCCGCGACATCCATCTGGAACATCGCGCCCTGCTGGATGCCGCACTCGACCGCAATGTCGACCGCGCGGCCGAGGTGATCCGCCGCCATATCGAACACACCACCGGCGCCGTGGTGGCGGCGCTGGCCCGGGATCCGGCCGTGGACGCGCCTGCGCAGGCGACCGGCACCGACTGA
- a CDS encoding putative quinol monooxygenase, with protein sequence MITITAIITVTPGAEALAEAELLKVAAHVRANEPETVDFFISRSRDNPCRFTTYERFTDVAAMDRHNGSEAVAVFFAAVSPHFDGPVILETCTELSAK encoded by the coding sequence ATGATCACCATCACGGCCATCATCACCGTCACGCCCGGCGCCGAAGCGCTTGCCGAGGCCGAGCTGCTCAAGGTTGCGGCGCATGTCCGGGCCAACGAGCCCGAGACGGTCGACTTCTTCATCAGCCGGTCGCGGGACAATCCCTGCCGGTTCACGACCTATGAACGCTTCACCGACGTCGCGGCCATGGATCGTCATAACGGCTCGGAGGCGGTGGCGGTGTTCTTCGCCGCGGTCTCGCCGCATTTCGACGGGCCGGTGATCCTGGAAACCTGCACCGAACTTTCGGCGAAGTGA
- a CDS encoding diguanylate cyclase — MPTTAGKTAARHDIAADPNPSLMAARRDWHRLQAALAPEMRDWLAGLVSASSDELARDFYDVLMADAEAAPLLSNEIVQTRLRGSLAGWIRSLFPAGPAPDFDSMATVQTRVGEVHARVRVPLHLVSRGARLIKAGIAGRIAGSRVSRDDLVRLLLHVETVIDIAIELMGTVFVSGLAHQSRDEEAYRLFFLSQDLSLERESQRASLLEWNQAVLLALAGGSGSTEPLPRIGRSDFGLWFHHRGGIMFDGTPVLDRVNELMQQLDEGILPETDAARAAGNGFGPTLGPIQNAVNEIRFILNDAFQALIGAEAGRDALTRTLNRRFLPAILKREITLAMRRDHPFAVIMVDLDHFKAINDSHGHSAGDAALRQAAETILGTCRSSDLVFRYGGEEFLVVAVEAGEAAARALAERLREAIGKTEIVLSGDTRIRLGASVGVAVFDGHPDYNHLVEAADSAMYQAKRAGRNRVVVAGGR, encoded by the coding sequence ATGCCCACCACCGCCGGCAAGACGGCCGCCCGTCACGACATCGCCGCCGACCCCAATCCGTCACTCATGGCCGCCCGGCGTGACTGGCACCGGCTTCAGGCCGCGCTGGCGCCCGAGATGCGGGACTGGCTGGCCGGGCTGGTCAGTGCCTCCTCCGACGAGCTGGCGCGGGATTTCTACGACGTGCTGATGGCCGATGCCGAGGCGGCGCCGCTGCTGTCGAACGAGATCGTCCAGACCCGGCTGCGCGGCTCGCTGGCCGGCTGGATCCGCAGCCTGTTTCCGGCCGGCCCCGCACCCGATTTCGACAGCATGGCCACCGTGCAGACCCGCGTGGGCGAGGTTCATGCCCGGGTCCGGGTGCCCCTGCATCTGGTCAGCCGCGGCGCGCGGCTGATCAAGGCCGGCATCGCCGGGCGGATCGCCGGCAGCCGGGTCAGCCGCGACGATCTGGTCCGGCTGCTGCTGCATGTCGAAACCGTGATCGACATCGCCATCGAGCTGATGGGCACGGTCTTCGTTTCGGGCCTGGCCCATCAAAGCCGCGACGAGGAAGCCTATCGGCTGTTCTTCCTGAGCCAGGACCTGTCGCTGGAACGCGAAAGCCAGCGCGCCTCGCTGCTGGAATGGAACCAGGCGGTGCTGCTGGCGCTGGCCGGCGGCAGCGGTTCGACCGAGCCCCTGCCCCGGATCGGCCGGTCCGATTTCGGCCTCTGGTTCCATCATCGCGGCGGCATCATGTTCGACGGCACGCCGGTGCTGGACCGGGTGAACGAGCTGATGCAGCAGCTGGACGAGGGCATCCTGCCCGAGACCGATGCGGCACGTGCGGCCGGCAACGGTTTCGGCCCGACACTGGGCCCGATCCAGAATGCCGTGAACGAGATCCGCTTCATCCTGAACGATGCCTTCCAGGCCCTGATCGGCGCCGAGGCCGGCCGCGATGCACTGACCCGGACGCTCAACCGCCGCTTCCTTCCCGCGATTCTGAAGCGCGAGATCACGCTGGCGATGCGCCGCGACCATCCCTTCGCGGTGATCATGGTCGATCTGGACCATTTCAAGGCGATCAACGACAGCCACGGCCACAGTGCGGGCGATGCGGCGCTGCGCCAGGCGGCGGAAACCATCCTCGGCACCTGCCGCAGCAGCGATCTGGTCTTCCGCTATGGCGGCGAAGAGTTTCTGGTCGTCGCGGTCGAGGCCGGCGAAGCGGCCGCGCGTGCGCTGGCCGAACGGCTGCGCGAAGCCATCGGCAAAACCGAAATCGTGCTGTCGGGCGATACCCGCATCCGGCTCGGCGCCTCGGTCGGTGTCGCGGTGTTCGACGGCCATCCCGATTACAACCATCTGGTCGAGGCCGCCGACAGCGCCATGTATCAGGCCAAGCGCGCGGGCCGCAACCGCGTGGTGGTCGCCGGCGGCCGCTGA
- a CDS encoding SRPBCC family protein: MTTPASTPGADRIVQDYDLDAPPQKVWRAISIPELRAHWLPAADLAAAEPASVTPGRELSYRMREQAPPFTESLVTFTIAPNTTGGTRLRVVHRRMAAANDRSGAMMRAA; encoded by the coding sequence ATGACCACCCCCGCCTCCACGCCCGGCGCCGATCGCATCGTGCAGGATTACGATCTCGACGCCCCGCCGCAGAAGGTCTGGCGGGCGATCAGCATTCCGGAACTTCGGGCGCACTGGCTGCCGGCCGCGGATCTGGCGGCGGCCGAACCGGCCTCGGTCACGCCCGGGCGCGAACTCAGCTATCGCATGCGGGAACAGGCACCGCCCTTCACCGAAAGCCTGGTGACCTTCACCATCGCACCCAACACCACCGGTGGCACCCGGCTTCGGGTCGTCCATCGCCGCATGGCCGCCGCCAATGACCGCAGCGGCGCGATGATGCGCGCCGCCTAG
- a CDS encoding NAD-dependent succinate-semialdehyde dehydrogenase, which translates to MYPNTSLFIDGTWAPGSTGKDEAVLNPATAEEIGRVAHASTGDLDRALEAAARAFKTWRKVSPYDRSKVMRKAADLLRERADTIARIMTMEQGKPLAEAKVETLAAADLIDWFAEEGRRTYGRVIPSRAVGHLQTVTREPVGVVAAFTPWNFPINQVVRKVSAAIATGCTIIVKGPEETPASCAELIRAYADAGVPAGVINLVYGIPAEVSSYLIPHPVIAKISFTGSTAVGKHLAAMAGQHMKRATMELGGHAPAIVFGDVDVSKAAKALAAQKFRNAGQVCVSPTRFLVEESVADRFVGEFTEAVASIKVGDGLDPETRMGPLANSRRVDAMEALVADAVANGATIRTGGERIGNKGYFFQPTVMTGVPLAARIMNEEPFGPVVPVSTFSGYDALIAEANRLPYGLAAYAYTSSSKTAAALSADIESGMISINQGMLALPEVPFGGIKDSGYGSEGGIEAMEPYLITKFTAHNTTF; encoded by the coding sequence ATGTATCCGAATACCAGCCTCTTCATCGACGGCACCTGGGCTCCGGGCTCGACGGGCAAGGACGAGGCCGTCCTGAACCCGGCCACCGCCGAGGAGATCGGCCGCGTCGCCCATGCGTCGACCGGCGATCTGGACCGCGCACTCGAGGCTGCCGCCCGGGCGTTCAAGACCTGGCGCAAGGTCTCGCCCTATGACCGGTCCAAGGTGATGCGCAAGGCGGCCGATCTGCTGCGCGAGCGGGCCGACACCATCGCCCGCATCATGACCATGGAACAGGGCAAGCCACTGGCCGAAGCCAAGGTCGAGACGCTGGCCGCCGCCGACCTCATCGACTGGTTCGCCGAGGAAGGTCGCCGCACCTATGGCCGGGTGATCCCGTCCCGCGCCGTGGGTCATCTCCAGACCGTGACGCGCGAGCCGGTGGGCGTCGTCGCCGCCTTCACGCCCTGGAACTTCCCGATCAACCAGGTGGTCCGCAAGGTCTCGGCCGCGATCGCGACCGGCTGCACCATCATCGTGAAGGGCCCGGAAGAGACCCCGGCAAGCTGCGCCGAGCTGATCCGCGCCTATGCCGATGCCGGCGTGCCGGCCGGCGTGATCAACCTGGTCTACGGCATTCCGGCCGAGGTCTCGTCCTATCTGATCCCGCATCCGGTGATCGCCAAGATCTCGTTCACCGGCTCCACCGCGGTCGGCAAGCATCTGGCGGCGATGGCCGGCCAGCACATGAAGCGCGCGACCATGGAGCTCGGCGGCCATGCGCCGGCGATCGTGTTCGGCGATGTCGACGTCTCGAAGGCGGCCAAGGCGCTGGCGGCACAGAAGTTCCGCAATGCCGGCCAGGTCTGCGTCTCGCCGACCCGCTTCCTGGTGGAAGAGAGCGTCGCCGACCGCTTCGTCGGCGAATTCACCGAGGCGGTGGCCTCGATCAAGGTCGGTGACGGCCTCGATCCCGAGACCCGCATGGGGCCGCTGGCCAATTCGCGCCGCGTGGACGCGATGGAAGCCCTGGTCGCCGACGCCGTCGCCAATGGCGCCACCATCCGCACCGGTGGCGAGCGCATCGGCAACAAGGGCTATTTCTTCCAGCCGACGGTGATGACCGGCGTGCCGCTCGCGGCCCGGATCATGAATGAAGAGCCCTTCGGCCCGGTGGTGCCGGTTTCGACCTTCAGCGGCTATGACGCGCTGATTGCCGAAGCCAACCGCCTGCCCTATGGCCTGGCGGCCTATGCCTACACCTCGTCGTCGAAGACCGCGGCCGCACTTTCGGCCGATATCGAAAGCGGCATGATCTCGATCAACCAGGGCATGCTGGCCCTGCCCGAGGTGCCCTTCGGCGGCATCAAGGATTCCGGCTACGGCTCGGAAGGCGGCATCGAGGCGATGGAGCCCTATCTGATCACCAAGTTCACCGCCCACAACACGACCTTCTGA
- a CDS encoding TRAP transporter small permease → MTKILEEAGASQSPLHTGTRGVPGPVACLQTLSNRIAGVEAWAAGLTVFGIFCLLLGNVVSRSLGNPLIWTDELAVFLMAWAAFIGASLGLARRQHIAITLLPDALRPAARRRLAILVDVALLVFLAVLSVQIWRWFDPVGVLQAASIEDFTASTFNFIYQEPTVTLGMHKVWFWLVMPVFCVTATIHVLASLAGRLTGGEEMAA, encoded by the coding sequence ATGACAAAAATCCTCGAAGAGGCCGGCGCGTCGCAGTCCCCGCTGCACACCGGCACCCGCGGCGTCCCTGGTCCGGTCGCCTGCCTGCAGACACTCAGCAACCGCATCGCCGGGGTCGAAGCCTGGGCGGCGGGGCTGACGGTGTTCGGCATCTTCTGCCTGCTGCTCGGCAACGTCGTCTCGCGCAGCCTGGGCAATCCGCTGATCTGGACCGACGAACTGGCCGTGTTCCTGATGGCCTGGGCGGCCTTCATCGGCGCCTCGCTCGGTCTCGCGCGGCGCCAGCACATTGCGATCACCCTGCTGCCGGATGCGCTCAGGCCCGCCGCGCGGCGCCGGCTCGCGATCCTGGTGGATGTGGCGCTGCTGGTCTTCCTGGCCGTGCTTTCGGTGCAGATCTGGCGCTGGTTCGATCCGGTGGGCGTGCTGCAGGCCGCCTCGATCGAGGATTTCACCGCCTCGACCTTCAACTTCATCTATCAGGAGCCGACCGTGACGCTGGGCATGCACAAGGTCTGGTTCTGGCTGGTGATGCCGGTCTTCTGCGTCACCGCCACCATCCATGTGCTGGCCTCGCTCGCCGGCCGCCTGACCGGCGGGGAGGAAATGGCGGCATGA
- a CDS encoding alcohol dehydrogenase catalytic domain-containing protein encodes MARMQAAVVERPGEGLRIMEVARPEPGPGEVLIRVAACGVCHSDLHIVDGDWGTPPKLPLIPGHEVTGHVAALGAGVSGIAIGDAVGVPWMAHACGRCAWCLAGMETICEAGGATGFSRDGGYAEYMLAEAAFVARLPADADLVAIAPILCAGVTTWRGLKRSEARAGEHVAIVGAGGLGHVAIQYARAMGLRPVAVDVSPARLDHALTLGAEAVVDAAAGDPVAGVQAATGGGAHAAIVTATAPAAFEQAIAMTRPGGTTVFIGLPGGERDAIRVSIARISNWERSIRGSNVGTRRDLQEAVDFALRGHVRAEVTPLPFARIDEALARLRRGEVTGRLVLTMGR; translated from the coding sequence ATGGCGCGCATGCAGGCGGCAGTGGTCGAACGGCCGGGTGAGGGCTTGCGGATAATGGAGGTCGCGCGCCCGGAACCCGGCCCGGGCGAGGTGCTGATCCGCGTGGCAGCCTGCGGTGTCTGCCACTCCGACCTGCACATCGTCGATGGCGACTGGGGCACGCCGCCGAAACTGCCGCTGATCCCCGGCCACGAAGTCACCGGCCATGTCGCGGCGCTGGGTGCCGGCGTGTCGGGCATCGCCATCGGCGACGCGGTGGGCGTGCCCTGGATGGCCCATGCCTGCGGACGCTGCGCCTGGTGCCTGGCCGGGATGGAGACGATCTGCGAGGCCGGCGGCGCCACCGGCTTCAGCCGCGATGGCGGCTATGCCGAGTATATGCTGGCCGAGGCCGCCTTCGTCGCCCGCCTGCCCGCCGATGCCGATCTGGTGGCGATCGCGCCGATCCTCTGCGCCGGCGTCACCACCTGGCGCGGCCTCAAGCGGTCGGAAGCGCGGGCGGGGGAGCATGTGGCGATCGTGGGCGCGGGGGGGCTCGGCCATGTCGCGATCCAGTATGCCCGGGCGATGGGGCTGCGTCCGGTCGCGGTCGACGTTTCGCCCGCCCGGCTGGACCATGCCCTGACGCTCGGCGCCGAAGCCGTGGTCGATGCCGCGGCCGGTGACCCCGTGGCCGGCGTGCAGGCGGCGACCGGCGGCGGCGCCCATGCCGCAATCGTCACCGCCACCGCACCCGCGGCCTTCGAACAGGCCATCGCCATGACCCGCCCCGGCGGCACCACGGTGTTCATCGGCCTGCCGGGGGGCGAACGCGATGCCATCCGGGTGTCGATCGCCCGGATCTCCAACTGGGAACGCTCCATCCGCGGATCCAATGTCGGCACGCGCCGCGACCTGCAGGAAGCGGTGGATTTCGCGCTCCGCGGCCATGTTCGGGCAGAGGTCACCCCCCTGCCCTTCGCCCGGATCGACGAGGCCCTGGCCCGGCTGCGCCGCGGCGAGGTGACCGGCCGGCTGGTGCTGACCATGGGCAGGTGA